From a region of the Cucumis sativus cultivar 9930 chromosome 6, Cucumber_9930_V3, whole genome shotgun sequence genome:
- the LOC101213763 gene encoding short-chain dehydrogenase RED1, with the protein MEFAGKEVVVISGCSDGGIGHSLARAFADQGCLVVATSRSRSSMADLEHDPRFFLQELDVLSDQSVERLTSLVIEKFGRIDILVNNAGVQCIGPIAEVQLSAMQNAFNTNVFGTMRLIQTVVPHMASRRKGKIVNLGSVTVLAPLPWAGAYTASKAAIHSISDCLRMELKPFGIDVINVVPGAIKSNIGNSAIANFNQMPELKLFKPFEAAMLARANASQGSNATPTAEFAEKTVAAVLKTKPSPWFSYGSYSTLMAVMYHLPIFLKDLIVQFLSKRFLNSKK; encoded by the exons ATGGAATTTGCCGGAAAAGAAGTAGTTGTCATCTCCGGCTGTTCCGACGGAGGCATAGGCCACTCTCTCGCCCGAGCCTTCGCCGACCAGGGCTGTTTGGTAGTCGCAACCAGCAGGTCCCGCTCCTCAATGGCGGACCTGGAGCACGATCCCAGATTTTTCTTACAAGAACTCGATGTCCTGTCCGACCAAAGCGTCGAGCGATTAACGTCTCTTGTCATCGAAAAATTCGGTCGAATCGATATTTTGGTGAACAACGCTGGCGTTCAATGTATTGGACCTATTGCCGAGGTTCAACTTTCCGCTATGCAGAACGCCTTCAATACCAATGTTTTCG GGACTATGAGATTGATTCAAACCGTGGTTCCTCACATGGCATCACGAAGAAAGGGGAAGATTGTGAATTTGGGAAGTGTCACCGTATTGGCGCCTCTTCCATGGGCTGGTGCTTATACTGCATCCAAAGCTGCTATTCATTCCATTTCTGACTGTCTGAG GATGGAGCTGAAGCCCTTTGGAATCGACGTTATCAACGTTGTCCCTGGAGCCATTAAATCAAACATTGGAAACTCTGCCATTGCCAACTTTAATCAGATGCCTGAGTTGAAGCTATTCAAGCCCTTTGAAGCTGCAATGTTAGCCAGGGCCAATGCCTCGCAGGGCTCTAACGCCACCCCTACTGCCGAGTTTGCCGAGAAGACAGTCGCCGCTGTTCTTAAAACGAAGCCATCGCCTTGGTTCTCATATGGAAGCTATTCCACCCTCATGGCTGTTATGTACCATTTGCCGATTTTCCTCAAGGACTTAATTGTGCAATTTCTCTCTAAACGATTTTTGAATAGCAAAAAATAG